ATACACCCCAGTCTTTATATTTATATGCTCTCGCCTGGTTGATCGCCTGCACTTCTGCACCATGTACAGATAGGAACAAAGCCGGTGCTTTCCCCGTCGGGTTCAGTTGTGGAGATACCGCATAATATTGAACACTACCATCAATTCCACTTACGAATGTGCTGCTATAATGTTCGCTTGCACTCACGGTCTTCAATGCCATGTTTTTACTGTCAATCACTTTATTCTGACTGCTCAGCGTCAGTGCCACACTGTTATTATCATTACCCGCAGCAGAAGCATCCATCATAAATCCTACTTTACGTGTGGCCAGTGGGGCGATTTCAGGCAGGGTAGTGGTGAGGGTCTTGCCCTGTATTGTCGCCTTTATCTGTAGGCCTTTCAGTGCTTTGTCCGACGTGTTGATCACCACAACTGCACCCCACAAACCACTATTATCTTTACCCTTCACCACAAACGGCATCGTAGAATCGGCCACACTGATATACACAGGTTGTTTTGGGAAAGTGAGCTGTGCACGCATTCCCTGACGCCCCCAGCCACGGCTGGTACGAATGTAGAACTCATTTACCCCCTGCTTTAACTGCACGGGTGTAAACATCCATCCATAGCGGTACATATCACCCGCATGTGGCACACCATTCACATACACCATCTGGTGGCCGGTGATGTTTAAAATCGCTGTCTGTGCTTTCGGAGAATTGTACTTTACATAGATATATCCATTTGTCAGCGCCTTTCCGGAAAAGGCGCCATCCTCACCGGCAGTCACTGTCTGCCATTTCTCTCCATCAAATGACTGACTGCCATTCGTTGGTGCCTGCAGGGGGCCATTGCTCATGGCGTATGCCAATTGATCCGTAAACAAAGCCGTTCTGCCATACTGATGACAGGCGCCACTCCTAAATCCCTCCTTAAATACATAACCATCCTGTGCAAAGAGGGAGTTCCCTGCCAATATTGCCAGGGCTAAAAATAATCGCCGCATAAAATTGATTTATGCAAACAAAATAGAAAGTGGAGGGAAGAAATGCACGTAGTATTTTGCCCGATATGGGTGTAATTTGAAGAGCGGTAATATTGGGGCGTTATGTGGGCGATACAAGGGTAAGATGTGGCGCCGAAAGGGAGTTATGCAGGCGCTACAAAGGGAATATGCGGCGTCCCTAAAGTAATTTGCTGGTGCCTGAAATGTATAATGCAGCGCCGCAAATGTATTATCCGGCACTGCAAAAGTATTATGCCGGTACCAATACGTGCAGTGCTTTTGCCATTATCTCCGCTTTCACAGAACTGGTCTTCCCTAAATATTCCCCATCCACCTGAAAATGCGCTTTTCTACGCGTCATAATCGTCACCTGGTCTGCCTGTATCACCTCCGTCTTCTTCGGATCAAAAGGCTTAAATCTTCTGATCATCTTAAATAACTCCCACAAAGAAAGTCTCCTGATGATCACCACCTCAAACAACCCATCGCTGAGATTGCCATCCGGATTTATATTCACCCCTGTTCCATACCTTCTCGCATTTGCCAGCACAATCATAAAGGCCACCCTCGACAGGTGTACCTCTGCATTCCTGATTTGTACCTGCAAAGACTGCTTTTGCCATAAGGTCTTAATCGAAGACAGCGCATAGCCCAGTTTGCCACGAATACCTCTCTGTTCAAAGTTCTTTACCAGCAGGGCATTTAGCCCTAAATCTCCCAGGTGTATACAGATCTCCTGTTGATTGATGCGGATCACATCAATGACCTGTACCTTTCCTTCCAATACCACCACCATCGCCTTTTCGAACTCCGTGGGTATAGACAGTTCCGCAGCCATGCCATTGGCAGAGCCGGCAGGAATGATACCCATAGGGATCTGTGTATGTAATAAATGCGAGGCTACTGCTTTCACTGTACCATCACCACCCACAGCCACTACACGATCCGGATGCCAGTATTGAATTGTTTTTTTCAGCTCCTGCTCCGATGCAGGGCCGTCTAATATGCATATTTCAATCGTTTCTGCCCGTTCGTTAAAAAAATTCCTTATCAATGTAGCATGATCGGCCTTCTTTTTGCCGCCCGAAACAGGATTGATCACAAAGAGTAGCCGCATAGGTTGCCATTTATATGCTATCATTACAAAATCAGCGCCTGAATGACAGTATGGAATAAAATTCTACATAGGCTCGGTATGGAGACACGTCCTCATATCAGGGTATACAATGGATTTGGAGGGGCAGAATACCTCGAAATATTCGGTCATGTACTTGGCATTGGTCCGAGGCCTGTTACACGCTACAGCCGGTTCTTTCCGGTCAATATGTTTGCGTTGTTACGCCTCTTCTGGGTAAGGCCTGTGGCAGGCATCAAAGTCATGCTGGAATGGGAAGGGGTAGCAGTCACGGCCATAACGGAGAAAGATGGGTTCTTCCATCTACAATGGCGGCCTGCCCGCATGCCGGAAGCAGGAATATACAATGTACAGGTAAGGATGGTAGATGTAGTGGATTCTCCTGTTTCGGAGACCACCGGTGTAGTTATTATTCCACATTACACACAGTTTGGCTGCATCTCTGATATCGACGATACTTTCCTGGTTTCCCACTCTGCAAAGATTGTGAAGCGCCTGCAGGTATTGTTTACCCGCAATGCCCGTACCCGCAAACCTTTTGAAGGAGTGGTACGACATTACCAGTTACTAAGCCATGCCACCAATCCTTTCTTTTATGTATCCAGTAGTGAATGGAACCTGTATGCATATATAAGAGAATTCATCCGCTTTAATGGTTTACCAGGTGGTGTATTTTTATTAAACCAGTTAAAACCTCTCCGGCAATTATTAAAGAGCGGACAAAACAAACACAAAACAAAGTTCACCCGCATCACCCGTATCCTCAAGCATTATCCTGATATGAGATTCGTTTTACTCGGCGACGATACGCAGGAAGATCCCAATATTTACAAAGCACTGGTAGATCACTTTGGTACACAGATCATTGCTGTATACCTGCGCAAAGTGCGGAACAGCAAAGCCATTGCTACCCGCGAAATCGTGCAGGCCATGCAGGACAAGGGGATCGCTGTATGTTATTTCGAACACAGTGAAGAAGGTATAGACCATTCCAAGCGCATTGGATTAATATAAGGTATTGATTTTAGGCATATTAATTGTGCGTAAGGCATCGTTTTATGAGAAGGATAATCATCACAATATTCACTATATTTTTATGCGGAACTGCTTTTGCACAGTTTAGCGATTCGGTACACTACTATGGGAAGTTTGCTTCTACGGGTTCTATCAACAAGACCAACGAAGGCAATTCTTACCTGTTGAGCAACATGTTCAAGGTCGGTGTGAGCAGGAAAAAGATTGTAATGAACGGGTTTGGCAGCTGGGTGTATGGAGAGTCGAACCGTGAACTCACGAACAATGATTTCTCTACATCGCTTGACTTCAGTCTCTTTCGTGCGGTGAAACAAATTTATTACTGGGGACTTGCGAACTATGATAAAAGTTTCTCGTTGAAAATAAACGATCGTTTTCAGTCGGGTGCGGGTATAGCCTATAATTTCCTTGACAGGAAAACCGCTTATCTCTCATTAAGTGATGGTTTCATATGGGAAAAGGGGGATCTCTTTATAGACGATACATTGCATGATGTATACGATGCCGTACGCAACTCAGTTCGTATATCTTACAAATTTGTTTTTGCCAATATGATCACGATAGATGGGACACAGTTTTTTCAGCCAGATATTACTGATATAAGTGATTATAACCTGAAATCGGTGAATAATATAGCCTTTGCTTTGCGAAAGTGGATAGCGATCACTGCGTCGATGACATATAATAAGGTAACGCGAACGGGAAGGGAGAACTTAATATTTACATATGGGTTAACGCTGGAGAAATATTTCTGAGGTTCCAGCTGTTAGAGAGAGACTTTGAGATACCAGCTGTTAAAAAGATATTTCTGAGGTTCCAGCTGTTAGAAAGAGGCTTTGAGATACCAGCTGTTAAAAAGATATTTCAGAGGTTCCAGCTGTTAGAAAGACTTTGAGATACCAACTGTTAAAAAGATATTTCAGAGGTTCGCCATGGCGAACCTCTGAAAATAATATTATCTCGCAGCCTGAGGCTTTGGTCTATGTTTCTTAGGAGCATTTACACTACCCTGCCTGTTTCTGTGGAAACCGCCACCACCACCTTGTGGCTTCTTTGGTCTGTTTTGCTGAATGGGTGCTTTCACAGCCTGCATCCCTACTAACGGATCATGAAAAGGTTGATCCGTTACTAAAGGGATCTCTCTGTTGATCAGTTTCAGGATATCTTTCAGGAATGGTTTTTCTTCTTCTTCACAGAATGAAATCGCGATACCGTTCGCACCTGCACGACCGGTACGGCCAATGCGGTGTACATAGGTTTCAGGTACATTCGGCAATTCAAAGTTTACCACATGCGTGAGGTCGTCGATATCAATCCCCCTGGCAGCGATGTCGGTAGCCACCAGTACACGGGTCTGACGGTTCTTGAAATTACTCAATGCACGTTGTCTCGCATTCTGTGATTTATTACCATGGATAGCTTCAGCAGTCACACCTAATCTAACGAGGTCTTTCACCACTCTGTCCGCGCCATGTTTTGTACGGGCAAATACGAGCAGTGTTTTGATCGCATCATCTTTCAGGATGTGTTGGAGCAGGTGGCGTTTATCCTGTTTCTTTACATAATATAAAGATTGTGTGATAGTTTCAGCAGTAGAAGATACGGGTGTTACTTCTACTTTCGCAGGATTTTTCAGGATCATGGCGGCCAGTTTCTGAATTTCCGGCGGCATAGTTGCAGAGAAGAACAAAGTCTGTCTGTTCTCAGGCAATTTGATGATCACGCGTTGTACATCGTGTACAAATCCCATATCGAGCATACGGTCAGCTTCATCCAGCACGAAGAACTTAACATCTCTGAGTGTGACAATATTCTGACTAATCAGGTCAAGCAGACGACCAGGGGTCGCTACTAAAATATCTATGCCTCTGCGTAGTGCATCTACCTGTGGTACCTGTGATACGCCACCAAAGATCACCTGATGTTTCAGGGGAAGGTATTTACCATAAGCCTGCAGGCTTTCCTGGATCTGTATCGCGAGTTCGCGGGTAGGAGTGAGGATTAAAGCGCGGATGGGTCTTGGGCCTTTTTGTACAGCGGGCGTCGTTTCTGACAGCAGCTGTAACAATGGAATGGCAAAAGCGGCTGTTTTACCGGTACCGGTCTGGGCACAACCCAACAGATCTCTTTTGTCCAATACATATGGAATGGATTGTTGCTGTATAGGAGTTGGCTCAGAGTATCCTTCTTCTTTCAACGCCTTCAGCACGGGCTCAATGAGCCTTAATTGTTCGAATGACAAAATCTTATATTTTTAATGATAAATGTTTTGGTAAGGCTATCATTGCAGTTGATACGTTACCCGCCTTACTCGCAAACCTATAGAGGAAGAGAATAAAAGTAATGCAAAGGTACGGTAAATTATTTAAATGCTTGTCAGGTCTTAATTTAAATATCCCTTAGCGCAGATATTTTATGATTTCTTTTGGTTTTCCTGGGCAGCATTCTTATTGAAACATGCGCTTCTCAGATTAGTTTTTCCATGATTTTGTTACTGTTTCTTTTACTTCTTATCCTGATTTTACCATCATTCTTCTACCGCTTCTTTTTCTTCTTATCCCAGTTTTTACATGATTAGACTCCTGTTTCTTTTACTTCTTATCCTGTTTTTACCATCATTTTTCTACCGCTTCTTTCTTTTCTTATCCCAGTTTTTACATGATTTGACTACTGTTTCTTTTCCTTCTTATCCTGTTTTTACCATCATTCTTCTACCGCTTCTTTTTCTTCTTATCCCAGTTTTTCCATCATTCTCTCCGGGTTTTCTACCACTACAAATCCCGCCTTTTCATACAAGCTGTGTGCATCTTTCGTCACCAATCCCCATCTTTTCAGTGTCTGTAATTCCGGGTGAGACATAACCGCTTGCAGCAGCATCTTACCTAGACCGTGTCCTCTATGTGTTTCTGTGATAAACACATCCATCAGCCAGCCGAAAATAGTATAATCAGTTACAACCCTGGCAAAACCCACTTGTTTGCCGGAACCGGTGTATACACCAAAGCAAAGAGAATTGTCAACAGATCGTTGTATGGCATCAATGGTACGATCTTTGGCCCAATAGGAACGTTTACTTAAAAATTCATGGATCATAGGGAGATCCAGTTGCGATTTGTCAGTAGATACAAAGAAAGGGTTATCCATACGGCAAATGTAACATGTTTGGAGATAAGTATATATCTTGCAATTATGAATAAGGAACCTCAGGTATTGATAGAACAACCGAATGGAAGGCATACCATGTATGCATCGGTAGAGCAGGATGATCGTACAGCTTATTTGTACCTGTTCCCTGCGGAATTACAGAGTAAAAAGTATAAGATGCGTGCCTGCTGGCTACGCAATTTGTTGCCCGCGCCGGAAGTAAAGGACGTGGCAGCAATGCACAATGGTACAGCGCCGATGTTACAGCGCAAGTACTGTAACCACCCGGATGGTAAGGAACCGTTGAAAGCAGAATTGTTAGAGATTGTATGGTTGCCTGAAGATGACGGTGCGGCCGTATTATATGAGGGTGAAATACTCGGTGTGATTCCCGGATGGAGCCTGTATGTAGATGAAGCAGTATCTTATGCTGCGGATTGTATAGGTGTGGAAGGTGAAGATTTCCTGGTATTGCCGTTAGGTGATCCGGGTACGAATCAGCAGTTTGCCCGTGTAGGAGAGGCGGTGGCATTCCGTAATCAGTGGAGTAGTGTGGAGGCTCCCGCATGGCCGGTGATACAGGAGAATTTTATTAATAGCTATGAGCAGCGGTTTGGAAAGATGCTGCAATACTTTGCGATAGATAACAATGAATGGCCACCAATGGCGATGGGGAAATTTGAAAAGGATAATATTGTATATTTTTTAACCATGGGAGCGAGTATTCGTCCTATGCCATGGGTGTCTTATCTGTACAACGATACTTCCGAAGCTTACCGCAGGATGGAGCTGGCGCTGGCAGTAGACAAGAATGAATTCTCTGAAGAAGAGATCATGAAGATGGCGGAGAGCATTGCAACTATGGCCGATATTCCATGGAGGCATATTAGCTGGTTGGGAGAGGGGCATACGATTGGTTCTTCCAAATTGCCGGAGCCTTATGAGAGTATGGTGTTGTCATCAGCATTGTATAATGGCGAAGCGATAGAACTGCCGGAGATGTATGGAGATAAGGTGAATCTGTTCTGGGCGAGTCCGGTTACGCAGAAGGAGCGGGAGTTTGCGCATAGAAAGGCGAATGGCGGGTATGAGTTGCTGGAGTTGATGATACAGAAGGATGCGACGCATGTGGTGAAGAAGAGAAAAGCAGTATTGTAAAATTATATTGAGCCGGCTCTTTTTTGAGAGCCGGCTTTTATTTTAGGGATAGCCTGTTATTGCTGGAAGTATCAGGAAAACGCACTCATCTTTTATTGAGCTGACACGGCAATCATCACCCCAAAATCTCCTCCTACATCTTCCTTTCTATTCCCCTTTAAATACATCTTAGAAATCACCCCATCTAAATATAACGCATTCTTACACTCAAACTTCTCCTTAAAGATGCTGGCAAATTCATAAAAATTCGTCTGGTTACTCTTCGAAATAATAAACACCACTTTCCCATCTGGCATAATCCCAACACCACTTCTCAGGTTTACATTTTCTGATCCCTGCTTAAACAGCGGATGAATATTTCCATCAATCACCAGCATCGGTCCTGACTGTGTCGCATAGCTGATATCCTTGTTTTTAAAGGAAGATGTAGTCGATACATGCGCACCTTCTTTATCTGTATAAAATACCCCATTCGGTAACAGGTAAAAATTACCCGGTTTGTTCTGTGCGGTATCCAATGGCCGGATCGTCTTCCCATTTTCTATATACAATCCTACGGGTACATTCCCGGGTTGGAACATCCCTCCGTTGGTGATCATTAAAATATCTTTTCCTGATGCCTGCTTCACGGCAGCAATATTTTTATAAGGGATGCCCTTATCATCCAGCCAATGCATACGAATCACCTCCTTTGTAGGATCTACAATGATCGCATCATATTCCTGCTGGTGCCAGGTAAAACTCAACTCCTGGGAAAATAAAATGAAAAAAGCAGTTAACAATATTTTCATAGATATAAAGTTATACTTTTAAACAAAGCAAACCCGACTTCAAAGAGGGCTATAAAAAATTATCAAATGGTTTTTATCCAGTATAATTGTTTGACCTGAAGATGAAAATTAGATATCTGCCTGGATGAATTTTATGCCATAAATCCCGTAAATTCAAAGTGGTTCTTCAACCTGAAAAAATATGCCTGAACAACCCTCCATATTTGACGACTCTTTCGAAACGGGCTTAAAACAACGCCGCCGTGCCCTGATGCCACTGTTCCTCAAGATCTATCTTGTCACCTTCGCACTATTCTGTGTTTATCAGGTTGTCGCCAGGTGTTACTTTATTTATAAGTATTCCTATTTCTACCGTCAAACCGGGCTGCTGGGTCTCAGTGAAATAAGTTTTTTCCTGATGATCCTTCGAAGCGTGCTGGGTGTTATTGTCATGATAGCTACCATCCTGTCATTATGGATGGAGTGGAAGTGGGCGATCCGGTTCAACTGGGCGGTATTGGTCTATTGGACCCTCATGGGAGTCGTTGATTATGTAACCGGCAATGGTTACGGTATATACCTGGGTGTCATGGCATTGGTACTGGCCCCATATTTTTCCATGCTATACCAGATCCAGCAAAAATGGGAGAGCGAAGCCGTCTCCGGGCGTGAATTAAAACAAGCAAAATGAAAATGGGTTGTACTGTTAACTTTAAAAAGGAATCCCTGAAAATCCCCAATTACCTTGAATTCTTTCACACATTTGTTCCTTTCTCCCCCGAAAGATTATCAACCGATGAAGGAGAGGAACGTACCCTCACCGGCGAAGCCATCGAAAGCGCACGTGCAATACAATGGGCATGGCGAAACTGGCTGGATTTTGATGGATTGGTGAAAAAGTTTAGCATCCATAACCCATGAATTTCACATATTTTGATAACCGTAATTATTATATTGCATCTTATCCCTATAAGATCAGCAGAACATAATGAAACATCTTTTTATCCTTTGTCTATATTTTCACAGTGTTTTTAATGTATGTGCACAGCAAAAGAAAATTAACCTTTGTGCTTCAACCCGGTTCTACGTTGTAGCGAAAGAATTTCGAATACCCAATGCGGCTTGTACTGTAAATAATAAAAATTTAAATGCGCTGAAAGAGCAGATCCGAAAGAAATTTGAAATCAATGGGACATTTGTGAGCATGAATGCATTTTTGATAGAAGGGAATACGTATGCAGAAGCGCTTTATAAAAGTAAGAAATGTGATACACTGGCTATATTGTATCTTTTTGACAAAAAGAAAAGGTTATTTTACTCAGACCCTTACAGGTTACAGGACGGCGTGTTCGATTTCCGATGGGAAAAATCCCAGGGTAATATTTCCCTGTATCGGAGAATAAAGAAGGACAACAAGGGGCGTGTTACAGCAAAGTTTCAATATGATGAGCATCAGAAAATGATTCATCGGTCTGTAGAAGATGGTCATAGCAAATGGGGAAGTGTTGTAAAGACCAGGCGGATAAAGAAAACCATTTCTCTTTGTGATATAATGGCGCTGCCAGGAACAACAAAACTTGTTGATATTCCCAAAACCAAGTCCACCATTCAGAATAAAAATATAAGTACGATAAAATCAGATATTACGGCTGGATGTAGCATTGATGGTACGATGATCAGGATAAAGGCCTTTTCAGCATACGATAATACTTTTGCGGAAGTCTTGTATAAAACTAAAAAATGTGATACAGTAGCGTTATTATTTCACTGGGAAAAAGGGGAGGGGTGCACTGCATCCAGGCCGTACAAAATATTTGAAGGGGTGGCTGATTTTAGAATGAGTAAGAGTAATGGACGAATTAATTTATATAGAAAGGTGGGATTAAAGGGAAAGAAGCACACTGCAAGCTTTGCCTACGATATGAAAAAGGATATAATTGATAGCTATTTATATAATGGAGTCAATAAATGGTAGAACTCAGAGCGGTCTTTAATAAATGGAAAGTCTGTTAACTGGATAATTAATGGACAGTACATGAATGCTGATTGTTGGTTTTTTATGCGCAAGCGAACTATCTTTGCTCCATTCCCTAAGAAAATGAAATATAGTAGCCGCCACCATCCTTTAAGAGATTCGGCTTCAATAATCATAGACCCGGCGATAGCCATCAAAATCTAAACCCAGACCTTTGCCATATCAAAATCGCCCATCATGAAACATGTATTGATCACCGGCGCCAACAAAGGCATCATGTATTTCATCGCTCCCGGTCAGGTCTTCAATATCGAAGTCCCAACTGAAAAGCAGCCTAATAAATCCGGATAGATGCTACTTATTCACCCGGATTTCTTTTGGAATACTGCTCTGGCAAAGAATATCAAACAATACGAATATTTCGGTTATGCTGCGCACGAAGCGCTCTTCTTATCTGATAAAGAAGAAACAACTATCATAAACATCATTCATAATATCCGGCAGGAATATCATGCTAACATCGATAAATTCACCCAGCAAATCATCGTATCTCACATCGGGACACTCCTGAATTATGCGGATAGGTTTTACAATCGTCAATTCATCACGAGAAAAATCACCAACCACCAGATCCTCGATAAATTAGAGCAATTGCTCAATACCTGTTTTCAAAGTGAAAAACTATTAGCTAATGGTATCCCCACTGTACAATTAATTTCCGAAAATTTAAACATCTCTCCCAACTACCTGAGTAGCCTGCTTAAAAACCTTACTGGCCAAAGTACCCAGCAACATATACAAAACAAACTGATTGAAGTAGCCAAACAAAAGCTCTCTACCACCAGTTTATCTGTAAATGAAGTCGCTTATGAATTAGGATTTGAACATCCTCAATCCTTCAGAAAGTTTTTTAAATCCAAGACGAATATGTCTCCGTTGGAATTTAGGGAATCCTTTAATTAGTAATCTGGAATCCCGGTGAAAAATTTTGTAATCTGGTTTTATTATCTAATTTTCCCTTCAGCATTCTGTTTAACCTTATCTGTCAGCGAACGACCCATAGCAATTTTTTAATTCAAACAATTACCTATGTCATGATGTTGCCATCGAGAAAGCATTAACACCCGTTTTATTTAAAAATCCCTAAATATTCGCATTCACAATCCAATGCGCTGGTTTGATATGCCTATCAACGTTTATGTAAGGAACTCCATTTATTGCCCAACCATAAGCAATATGGCCCATACGAAAAAACAAATAGGTTGGTCTGCATGACCAGATATTCCGATAACCAGCAGACTTCCTGTTGCTTTGTAAAGCATTATAGGCTGAATCGTGTATTTGAATATACAGTAAGTTTCAGCTGTACAAAAGGTTTGACTATTCGCTTAATTGATATTCTCTTCTATTGTAATAAACAATTTTAAAGGCTTATTTAACCTGGGACAATAATAACTTCATTTTTAATCCAAATTACATGCGATCACTATTATTAATTTTATCCCTTTGTCTTGTTAATGTATTTGCGAAAGCGCAAATGTATGACTGTTTGAATTATTCGGCAGTTGCTATTCCCAAAAATGGAGTGAAAATAATGACGAATCTGCCGAGTGCCGGTGCCAATATGATGCCCACTTTATTCATCCAGGGATTTGGGTTCGGCAATGCAGCTACTATTAATATTCAGCTGACCTTTTATTTCAACAGTAACACTTTTACATACCCTAAAGCCTCTAACAGTGGTACTTATAGTCCGCCTATCACGTTGGCACAGGAGAATGGTAAAGTGGTTATTTTTATTGATTCAAAAATTAACTACCAACGTTTCCATGTCAGTGCCTGGGGGTCTGGACTTGCATCTGAAACTGCTGCCAACTTCGCTGGCTGGACATGGGCAGATACAACATTATTTAGTGAGGCAACCAGTATTAAAACCGTTCCTTATGTTAATAAATTCGATGGAACGGTGTATCTTCCTGATAGTATAACAGCTCTTCCCGAAGGAAAATTTGGGATCAGTACATTAACTCCCCGGGCCCCATTGGATGTCAGTACTACAATCGCAGATACTATTACAGCAGTTCTTTCCAGGTTACCTGAAGGACATTACTACGGCCGGGGGACAATGTTAGGTGTGCATGCTGTAAACTCTACACCTCATTATAGTTCTTCTTTTGCGATTGAACATTATTTTTATGGGTATAAAAACAGTGCTATTAACTTTTGCAGAGGAAATTCCGTACAGGGTGGTTTTATGACATTCAGTACGAACGATGGAACCGAGAAAATGCGGCTGGATGCAAGTGGTAATCTGGGAATTGGTACTGGCACTACTACTTTAGGCCAATACAAATTGACAGTAGAAGGTGCGATTGGTGCCAGAAAATTGCAAGTTACACAGGGAGCATGGGCTGATTTCGTATTTGCTCCTAATTATCAGTTACCCAATTTGTATGAAGTAGACAGGTACATAAAAGAAAATCGCCACCTGCCGGAAATCCCTACCGAAAAAGAGGTAAAGGAAAATGGAGTTGATGTGGGTGAAATGAATATGCTGTTGTTACAGAAGGTGGAGGAACTAACCTTGTATCTGATAGAACAGCAAAAAACAATAGATGAATTGAAAAAATTGATTCAAAGGTAATGTCATTACAATATAATACTTATAATAGTGTGTATGCTTTGCGTGCACACTATTATAAGTAAAACTCTCCACTTCCGGCCCCCACCATCAATCATTAATAAAATTCCTCCCAATAAATTTTGTATTCTCCATTTATTCTCTAATTTTGTCACACAGCATTCCATTTTAACCTTTATCTGTCAGTGAATTACTTAACCCATTTTTTAATCCAAAAAAATATCTATGTCATAATTTTTACCCAATCGAGAACGCATTAATACCCATTCTGATTTAAGAATACCTATATGTTCGTATTCCCAATCACAACTGTTTAAGTAAACAAGTTGAAATTACTATACCTTATATTATTCTTCCTCACGGCAGGGAGCCTGGTAACTTATGCTCAATTACAACGTAGTACCAGTCTGCCCGGAGCTCCAGGTAAAGGACCCATAGTTGCTTTCCCCCGTGGTATTAAACAATCTTCCGGCGAAGTGTCTTATATAATGGCAACTGACACCGGTGGCAATGTTAACCTGATACCCTTATATGGTAATAAACACTATGACACCACCACCCGGTCGCTACCACCCCGCAAGCCTTTCCTGAAGGTGCATGGGAATGTTATGTATGACTATTACTACCAATCCGGCGTTGATAC
This Chitinophaga sancti DNA region includes the following protein-coding sequences:
- a CDS encoding helix-turn-helix transcriptional regulator, producing the protein MLLIHPDFFWNTALAKNIKQYEYFGYAAHEALFLSDKEETTIINIIHNIRQEYHANIDKFTQQIIVSHIGTLLNYADRFYNRQFITRKITNHQILDKLEQLLNTCFQSEKLLANGIPTVQLISENLNISPNYLSSLLKNLTGQSTQQHIQNKLIEVAKQKLSTTSLSVNEVAYELGFEHPQSFRKFFKSKTNMSPLEFRESFN